In Musa acuminata AAA Group cultivar baxijiao chromosome BXJ2-8, Cavendish_Baxijiao_AAA, whole genome shotgun sequence, one genomic interval encodes:
- the LOC135619896 gene encoding ras-related protein RABB1c-like isoform X2 has protein sequence MEMPRPSTLKYIIIGDTGVGKSSLLLQFTEKRFQPANGSTTNVEFAAKMITINDEPIKLKIWDTVGQETFRSITRSYYRDSAGALLVYDITRRETFNHLASWLEDLSEHAGANVTIMLIGNKCDLARRRAVSTEEGVQFAEDHGLYFMETSAKTAQNVEEAFINTAAAIRENIEDRGSDVLDEYARNVGYEPVRLSKWERVPKGGRKVSSSKAGGCCS, from the exons ATGGAGATGCCCCGCCCTTCCACCTTGAAGTATATCATCATCGGCGATACAG GAGTGGGGAAATCATCTCTTCTTTTGCAGTTTACAGAAAAGCGCTTCCAACCTGCAAATGGCTCGACAACTAATGTTGAATTTGCAGCCAAAATGATAACCATCAACGATGAGCCGATAAAGTTGAAGATCTGGGACACG GTTGGCCAGGAAACTTTTAGATCAATCACCAGGTCCTATTACAGAGATTCTGCCGGTGCACTGCTTGTCTATGACATCACTAG GAGGGAGACATTCAATCATCTTGCAAGCTGGTTGGAAGATTTAAGTGAACATGCTGGTGCTAATGTGACAATTATGCTGATCGGTAACAAATGCGACCTGGCTCGCAGAAGAGCTGTCAGCACTGAGGAAGGAGTACAATTTGCCGAAGACCATGGATTGTACTTTATGGAGACCTCAGCGAAAACTGCACAGAACGTTGAGGAG GCATTTATTAACACAGCAGCAGCAATACGCGAAAATATCGAGGATAGAGGGTCTGATGTATTAGACGAG TATGCAAGAAACGTTGGATATGAACCAGTCAGGCTTTCAAAGTGGGAGAGGGTTCCAAAGGGGGGTAGGAAGGTGTCCTCATCTAAAGCTGGTGGCTGCTGCAGCTGA
- the LOC135618262 gene encoding uncharacterized protein LOC135618262 — MAEPRDTHVVEIPAAAGAEPRRHSDGDDNALAVIQNHPLTQISESPGHLLLLKLWQREEDLHGRRAAALEARMDGAKREAFHLSCLFLAFHGLSLTLLFAASVAGEACRDWWVPSCLSLLTSLVLVGAVHFRVRAYWGLSRLLQRERADGRALARCVQELRMRGASFDLSKEPQTSKRMKSSSVEVKWRPLQWCSQNLVTICLLCVAGIVFPACRFILCG, encoded by the coding sequence ATGGCAGAGCCTCGCGACACTCATGTCGTCGAGATCCCTGCGGCCGCCGGCGCAGAACCCCGCCGGCATTCCGACGGAGACGACAACGCCCTCGCCGTCATACAGAACCACCCGTTGACCCAAATCTCCGAGAGCCccggccacctcctcctcctcaagcTGTGGCAGCGCGAGGAGGACCTCCACGGCCGCCGCGCGGCCGCCCTCGAGGCCCGCATGGACGGCGCCAAGCGCGAGGCGTTCCACCTGTCATGCCTCTTCCTCGCCTTCCACGGCCTCTCCCTCACCCTCCTCTTCGCCGCCTCCGTCGCCGGCGAAGCCTGCAGGGACTGGTGGGTGCCCTCCTGCCTGTCCCTCCTCACGTCGCTGGTGCTGGTCGGCGCGGTCCACTTCCGGGTCCGCGCCTACTGGGGACTGTCGCGGCTGCTGCAGCGGGAACGGGCCGACGGCCGGGCGCTCGCCAGGTGCGTGCAGGAGCTGCGGATGAGGGGCGCCAGCTTCGACCTGTCCAAGGAGCCGCAGACCTCGAAGCGGATGAAGAGCTCGAGCGTGGAGGTGAAGTGGCGGCCTCTGCAATGGTGCTCGCAGAATCTCGTCACCATTTGCCTTCTTTGCGTTGCCGGGATCGTCTTCCCGGCTTGCCGTTTCATACTCTGCGGCTAA
- the LOC135619896 gene encoding ras-related protein RABB1c-like isoform X1 — MEMPRPSTLKYIIIGDTGVGKSSLLLQFTEKRFQPANGSTTNVEFAAKMITINDEPIKLKIWDTVGQETFRSITRSYYRDSAGALLVYDITRRETFNHLASWLEDLSEHAGANVTIMLIGNKCDLARRRAVSTEEGVQFAEDHGLYFMETSAKTAQNVEEAFINTAAAIRENIEDRGSDVLDEFLQYARNVGYEPVRLSKWERVPKGGRKVSSSKAGGCCS, encoded by the exons ATGGAGATGCCCCGCCCTTCCACCTTGAAGTATATCATCATCGGCGATACAG GAGTGGGGAAATCATCTCTTCTTTTGCAGTTTACAGAAAAGCGCTTCCAACCTGCAAATGGCTCGACAACTAATGTTGAATTTGCAGCCAAAATGATAACCATCAACGATGAGCCGATAAAGTTGAAGATCTGGGACACG GTTGGCCAGGAAACTTTTAGATCAATCACCAGGTCCTATTACAGAGATTCTGCCGGTGCACTGCTTGTCTATGACATCACTAG GAGGGAGACATTCAATCATCTTGCAAGCTGGTTGGAAGATTTAAGTGAACATGCTGGTGCTAATGTGACAATTATGCTGATCGGTAACAAATGCGACCTGGCTCGCAGAAGAGCTGTCAGCACTGAGGAAGGAGTACAATTTGCCGAAGACCATGGATTGTACTTTATGGAGACCTCAGCGAAAACTGCACAGAACGTTGAGGAG GCATTTATTAACACAGCAGCAGCAATACGCGAAAATATCGAGGATAGAGGGTCTGATGTATTAGACGAG TTCTTGCAGTATGCAAGAAACGTTGGATATGAACCAGTCAGGCTTTCAAAGTGGGAGAGGGTTCCAAAGGGGGGTAGGAAGGTGTCCTCATCTAAAGCTGGTGGCTGCTGCAGCTGA